A DNA window from Stenotrophomonas sp. 57 contains the following coding sequences:
- the birA gene encoding bifunctional biotin--[acetyl-CoA-carboxylase] ligase/biotin operon repressor BirA: MDDRQLLAKLAAGRLSGDALARELGQTRAAIWKRIQGLRAAGVDVEGRAGEGYGLTRPVDLLDPDAIRAGLPADVLPLLHDLQVAWTVDSTNAELLRCSAPQRGVCVLLAERQTGGRGRRGRSWASPLAAHVYLSVLRLFSGGLGRLAGLSLVAGIAVAEALHDLGYTQAQLKWPNDLLVDGRKLVGLLAEGGGEYAGPARAVIGIGINTHMPPSFAEQITQPWVDLDTLAGTPVDRNVVVAAVLTRLLPALEEFDREGLAPFLPRYAAFDMLAGREVRVELDGQWQHGTALGLADDGALRVRIDGRERLLHAGEVSVRAA, from the coding sequence GTGGACGATCGCCAATTGCTGGCCAAACTCGCTGCCGGTCGCCTGTCCGGCGACGCCCTGGCCCGTGAGCTGGGCCAGACCCGGGCGGCCATTTGGAAGCGTATTCAAGGACTTAGGGCCGCTGGCGTGGACGTCGAGGGCCGTGCCGGTGAGGGCTACGGCCTGACCCGTCCGGTGGACCTGCTGGACCCGGACGCGATCCGGGCCGGCCTGCCGGCCGACGTCCTGCCGCTGCTGCACGACCTGCAGGTGGCTTGGACGGTGGACTCGACCAACGCCGAATTGCTGCGTTGCAGCGCGCCCCAGCGCGGCGTTTGCGTCCTGCTGGCCGAGCGCCAGACCGGTGGCCGCGGCCGCCGGGGCCGCAGCTGGGCCTCACCGCTGGCTGCCCACGTCTACCTGTCGGTGCTGCGCCTGTTCTCCGGTGGCCTGGGCCGCTTGGCCGGGCTTAGCCTGGTGGCCGGCATCGCCGTGGCCGAAGCCCTGCACGACCTGGGCTACACCCAGGCCCAGCTGAAGTGGCCGAACGATCTGCTGGTCGACGGCCGCAAGCTGGTCGGCCTGCTGGCCGAGGGCGGTGGCGAATACGCCGGCCCGGCACGCGCCGTGATCGGCATCGGCATCAACACGCATATGCCGCCCTCTTTCGCCGAACAGATCACCCAGCCGTGGGTGGATCTGGATACGTTGGCCGGCACGCCGGTGGATCGCAACGTGGTTGTTGCTGCCGTGCTGACGCGCCTGCTGCCGGCGCTGGAAGAATTCGATCGCGAAGGTCTCGCGCCGTTCCTGCCGCGCTACGCCGCTTTCGACATGCTGGCCGGCCGCGAAGTGCGGGTGGAACTGGACGGGCAGTGGCAGCACGGCACCGCGCTCGGCCTGGCCGATGACGGCGCGCTGCGCGTGCGCATCGATGGCCGCGAGCGCCTGCTGCACGCCGGCGAAGTCAGCGTGAGGGCGGCATGA
- a CDS encoding type III pantothenate kinase, whose amino-acid sequence MSDWLFDLGNSRFKFAPLQGDRAGDVQAWAHGAEGMAGQPPHSLPSGRTAFVASVAAPSLTSAMLDQLQRRFENVHVVRTSAECAGVRIAYAKPEKFGVDRFLALLAAAKAQRPVLVVGVGTALTIDLLDADGQHHGGRISASPTTMREALHARAVQLPATGGDYSEFANDTADALASGCDGAAVSLIERSAQQANALLGLAPSLLVHGGGAPALMPLLPGADYHPSLVLDGLARWAVHQPAG is encoded by the coding sequence ATGAGCGATTGGTTGTTCGACCTGGGCAACTCGCGCTTCAAGTTCGCGCCGTTGCAGGGTGACCGTGCCGGCGACGTGCAGGCCTGGGCGCATGGCGCCGAAGGCATGGCCGGGCAGCCGCCACACAGCCTGCCCAGCGGCCGCACCGCATTCGTCGCCAGCGTGGCCGCACCGTCGCTGACCAGCGCCATGCTGGACCAGCTGCAGCGCCGCTTCGAAAACGTGCATGTCGTGCGCACCAGCGCCGAATGCGCCGGCGTGCGCATTGCCTATGCCAAGCCGGAAAAATTCGGTGTCGATCGCTTCCTGGCGCTGCTGGCCGCCGCCAAGGCGCAGCGCCCGGTGCTGGTGGTGGGCGTGGGCACCGCACTGACGATTGACCTGCTCGACGCCGACGGCCAGCACCACGGCGGCCGCATTTCCGCATCGCCCACCACCATGCGCGAAGCACTGCACGCCCGCGCGGTGCAGCTGCCGGCTACCGGTGGTGACTACAGCGAGTTCGCCAATGACACCGCCGACGCGCTGGCCTCCGGCTGCGATGGTGCGGCCGTATCGCTGATCGAACGTAGCGCCCAGCAGGCGAACGCGCTACTGGGCCTGGCGCCCTCGCTGCTGGTGCATGGCGGTGGCGCACCAGCGCTGATGCCGTTGCTGCCCGGTGCCGATTACCACCCGTCGCTGGTGCTGGATGGTCTCGCCCGCTGGGCGGTGCACCAGCCCGCAGGCTAG
- a CDS encoding SPOR domain-containing protein, which produces MLTRALIVVLAILNLGVACWWLLRDAPQKPAPPPQPAGVAELRWVPGGGDAAAAAEATAAAPTAPLVERESAEKTAVASTPAPVAPAKPEIAKPQVAEAAPVAAAAKPVTPPAPVPASEKPATPPAAAAEPPRCVALGPFADRAAATSAQGKAGNVISQVRLREQPAASGSARYRVMLPAAANREDAQATVKRIVAAGLSDYYIISQGEDANAVALGQYRNREGAERRMAAVQAAGFQPRLVASGDAGQWWLEGQLAAGTQPAQAQQRSGAAQGRSLECTRLR; this is translated from the coding sequence ATGCTGACCCGTGCCCTGATCGTCGTACTGGCCATCCTCAATCTTGGCGTCGCCTGCTGGTGGCTGCTGCGCGATGCACCGCAGAAGCCTGCGCCGCCGCCGCAACCGGCCGGTGTGGCCGAGCTGCGCTGGGTGCCCGGTGGTGGGGATGCCGCTGCGGCTGCCGAAGCCACGGCCGCCGCGCCGACTGCGCCGCTGGTGGAGCGCGAATCGGCCGAGAAGACGGCTGTGGCTTCGACGCCTGCGCCCGTTGCGCCGGCCAAGCCGGAGATCGCCAAGCCGCAGGTGGCCGAGGCTGCGCCGGTTGCTGCCGCCGCCAAGCCGGTGACGCCGCCCGCACCCGTTCCGGCGTCGGAAAAGCCCGCGACCCCGCCCGCAGCAGCCGCCGAGCCGCCGCGATGCGTCGCGTTGGGTCCGTTCGCCGACCGCGCCGCCGCGACCAGTGCGCAGGGCAAGGCCGGCAACGTGATCAGCCAGGTGCGTCTGCGCGAACAGCCCGCCGCCAGCGGCAGTGCCCGCTACCGGGTGATGTTGCCGGCCGCCGCTAACCGCGAAGACGCGCAGGCCACGGTAAAGCGCATCGTCGCCGCCGGCCTGAGCGACTACTACATCATCAGCCAGGGCGAGGACGCCAACGCCGTGGCGCTCGGCCAGTACCGTAACCGCGAAGGCGCCGAGCGGCGCATGGCGGCGGTGCAGGCCGCCGGCTTCCAGCCGCGCCTGGTGGCCAGCGGCGATGCCGGCCAGTGGTGGCTGGAAGGGCAGCTGGCGGCGGGCACGCAGCCGGCCCAGGCCCAGCAGCGCAGCGGCGCGGCACAGGGCCGGTCGCTGGAATGCACGCGGTTGCGCTAG
- a CDS encoding XVIPCD domain-containing protein yields MTDPSLAPLLAKSPTLRAGLAQAERDDLDVVWGQAGRGTYLVPGEKIVIDENAVGQGSRIARSLSHELGHHLFTERPDPTSKQSYVNTLLRGEAAATLSNVQVQREIIAAGGPDIGVSGTGNRPQQYGAIAVELQAGRINRNQALGQIAEVFKTEAPSVGPHATYELYYGAHYDQHIAPTQRRRRPEPEFDAERTSAAGRVAVVADDSLSVHRTASSVAELGDADRSLYMQIRAGVERLDAESGKQWDESSQRMSASLLVLAEAQGLSRIDHVVLNNPTESLARGEKVFIVEGAMDDPAQRRGTMNTMDALRAPEAESLHRAEALAAHLEQPPAQQVHAQDGPSFSR; encoded by the coding sequence TTGACTGACCCTTCGTTGGCGCCGCTTCTAGCGAAATCCCCGACACTTCGGGCGGGTCTTGCACAGGCCGAGCGCGACGATCTGGATGTTGTCTGGGGACAAGCCGGTAGGGGCACCTATCTTGTTCCCGGTGAGAAGATCGTTATTGACGAGAACGCGGTTGGGCAAGGCTCCAGAATCGCGCGCTCTCTTTCGCACGAGCTGGGGCACCATCTCTTTACCGAACGTCCCGATCCGACGTCGAAGCAATCCTATGTAAACACCCTGCTACGCGGAGAAGCGGCTGCGACGCTCAGTAATGTCCAGGTCCAGCGTGAAATCATTGCGGCCGGTGGACCGGACATTGGCGTGTCGGGTACGGGTAATCGACCGCAACAGTATGGAGCCATTGCCGTTGAACTCCAGGCCGGGCGGATCAATCGAAACCAGGCGCTTGGACAGATCGCTGAGGTGTTCAAAACGGAGGCACCTTCTGTTGGTCCTCATGCGACATACGAGCTTTACTATGGCGCGCACTATGATCAGCACATAGCACCCACGCAGCGTCGACGTAGGCCCGAGCCGGAATTTGACGCCGAGCGCACTTCGGCTGCGGGAAGAGTGGCCGTGGTCGCCGACGACTCACTCTCAGTGCACCGAACAGCTTCCTCAGTAGCTGAACTCGGCGACGCTGACCGCTCCCTCTACATGCAGATAAGAGCGGGTGTGGAACGCCTGGACGCCGAGAGCGGGAAGCAGTGGGATGAGTCGAGCCAGCGCATGTCTGCGAGTCTGTTGGTGCTCGCGGAGGCGCAAGGGCTTTCAAGAATTGACCACGTTGTATTGAACAACCCGACAGAGTCCCTTGCACGTGGCGAGAAAGTATTCATCGTCGAGGGAGCGATGGACGATCCTGCCCAACGCCGTGGAACCATGAATACGATGGACGCGCTTCGCGCGCCTGAAGCAGAGTCCCTTCATCGCGCTGAAGCGTTGGCAGCACATCTTGAACAGCCGCCAGCGCAGCAGGTTCATGCACAGGACGGGCCATCGTTCTCAAGGTAA
- the rocF gene encoding arginase produces MAHPISVSLIGVPTDVGAGHRGARLGPEALRVAGLPEALEARGVDVRDLGNLDGPRNPWTAPVEGYRHLDEVVAWNHALMEASYAELQAGRMPIMLGGDHCLGIGSITAVARWCREQGKTLRVLWLDAHSDFNTSDVTPSGNIHGMPVACLCGLGPDALTRLGGTSPAITPAQMHQIGIRSVDPEEKRLIKTHKVDVYDMRYIDENGMKRAVEAALAGIDGNTHLHVSFDVDFLDPSIAPGVGTTVPGGVNYREAQLVMEMIADTGRMGSLDIVELNPLLDKQNATAELAVDLVESLFGKSTLMRD; encoded by the coding sequence ATGGCCCATCCCATCTCCGTATCCCTGATTGGCGTTCCCACCGATGTCGGTGCGGGCCATCGCGGTGCCCGGCTGGGGCCGGAGGCGCTGCGTGTGGCGGGCCTGCCGGAGGCGCTGGAAGCGCGCGGCGTGGACGTGCGCGATCTGGGCAACCTGGATGGCCCGCGCAACCCGTGGACCGCACCGGTGGAGGGCTATCGCCACCTCGATGAAGTGGTGGCGTGGAACCATGCACTGATGGAAGCCAGCTATGCCGAACTGCAGGCCGGGCGCATGCCGATCATGCTCGGCGGCGACCACTGCCTGGGCATCGGTTCGATCACCGCCGTGGCGCGCTGGTGCCGCGAGCAGGGCAAGACCCTGCGCGTGCTGTGGCTGGACGCGCATTCGGATTTCAACACCAGCGATGTCACGCCGTCGGGCAACATCCACGGTATGCCGGTGGCCTGCCTGTGCGGCCTCGGCCCGGATGCGCTGACCCGGCTGGGCGGCACGTCGCCCGCGATCACCCCGGCGCAGATGCACCAGATCGGCATCCGCTCGGTGGACCCGGAAGAGAAGCGCCTGATCAAGACCCACAAGGTGGATGTCTATGACATGCGCTACATCGACGAGAACGGCATGAAGCGTGCGGTGGAAGCGGCACTGGCCGGCATCGACGGGAACACCCACCTGCATGTCAGCTTCGATGTCGACTTCCTCGACCCGAGCATCGCGCCGGGCGTCGGCACCACCGTGCCGGGTGGGGTGAACTACCGCGAGGCGCAGCTGGTGATGGAAATGATCGCCGACACCGGGCGCATGGGATCGCTGGACATCGTGGAGCTCAACCCCTTGCTGGACAAGCAGAATGCCACCGCCGAGCTGGCCGTGGACCTGGTCGAAAGCCTGTTCGGCAAGTCCACCCTGATGCGCGATTGA
- a CDS encoding entericidin A/B family lipoprotein encodes MKRVVALMLLSMFSVALLAGCNTVAGAGKDVQKAGEKVEDAAKGK; translated from the coding sequence ATGAAGCGCGTAGTTGCCCTGATGCTGTTGTCGATGTTCTCGGTGGCCCTGCTGGCCGGTTGCAACACCGTGGCCGGTGCTGGCAAGGACGTGCAGAAGGCCGGTGAAAAGGTTGAGGACGCCGCCAAGGGCAAGTGA
- a CDS encoding CsbD family protein has product MNKDIISGKWSQLKGKAQAKWGDLTNDDFDVAEGNAEYLAGRLQERYGWAKDRAEKEVRDFQDAVSKDYPDYK; this is encoded by the coding sequence ATGAACAAAGACATCATTTCCGGCAAGTGGTCGCAGCTGAAGGGCAAGGCCCAGGCCAAGTGGGGCGATCTGACCAACGACGATTTCGATGTGGCCGAAGGCAATGCCGAGTATCTGGCCGGTCGCCTGCAGGAACGTTATGGCTGGGCCAAGGACCGCGCCGAGAAGGAAGTCCGTGACTTCCAGGATGCGGTGAGCAAGGACTACCCGGACTACAAGTAA
- a CDS encoding tryptophan--tRNA ligase — protein sequence MTTRVLTGITPSGTPHLGNYVGAIRPAIAASRAPGIESFFFLADLHSLIKSQDPQRTQRATLEIAASWLACGLDPEHVWFYRQSDIRETTELMWFLTAIASKGILNRAHAYKAAVDKNREEGVDEDAGVSAGLFMYPVLMAADILIFKANQVPVGRDQIQHIEMARDFAQRFNHVYGKEYFPLPDVVIDEQVATLAGLDGRKMSKSYHNTIPLFVPREELKKLVFSILTDSRVPGEPKDTEGSALFQMYQAFATPEQTAEFAKAFAAGISWGDAKQQLFERIDSELSPLRERYNALMAEPEKIEALLKRRGQQLREQLAAPLLDELRHAVGLRDLSTAGDIASEDAGVARVAPPLFKQYREKDGRFYFKLTAGDGTLLIQSEGFDSPRDAGQLIAVIKQAEQGDQLQSELFKLEAEVDAVLAALAVLREAA from the coding sequence ATGACGACCCGAGTCCTTACCGGCATCACCCCCTCCGGCACGCCCCACCTGGGCAACTACGTTGGCGCCATCCGTCCGGCGATCGCGGCCAGCCGCGCCCCGGGGATCGAGAGCTTCTTCTTCCTGGCCGACCTGCACAGCCTGATCAAGTCGCAGGACCCGCAGCGCACCCAGCGCGCGACCCTGGAAATCGCAGCCAGCTGGCTGGCCTGCGGCCTGGACCCGGAACATGTGTGGTTCTACCGCCAGAGCGACATCCGCGAGACCACCGAGCTGATGTGGTTCCTCACGGCCATCGCCAGCAAGGGCATCCTCAACCGTGCGCACGCTTACAAGGCGGCGGTGGACAAGAACCGCGAGGAAGGCGTGGACGAGGACGCGGGCGTCAGCGCTGGCCTGTTCATGTACCCGGTGCTGATGGCCGCCGATATCCTGATCTTCAAGGCCAACCAGGTGCCGGTGGGCCGCGACCAGATCCAGCACATCGAGATGGCGCGCGACTTCGCCCAGCGCTTCAACCACGTGTACGGCAAGGAATACTTCCCGCTGCCGGACGTGGTGATCGACGAGCAGGTGGCGACGTTGGCCGGCCTGGATGGCCGCAAGATGAGCAAGAGCTACCACAACACCATTCCGCTGTTCGTGCCGCGCGAGGAGCTGAAGAAGCTGGTGTTCTCGATCCTGACTGACTCGCGCGTACCGGGCGAGCCGAAGGACACCGAGGGCTCGGCGCTGTTCCAGATGTACCAGGCGTTCGCTACCCCGGAACAGACCGCCGAATTCGCCAAGGCCTTTGCCGCCGGCATCAGCTGGGGCGATGCCAAGCAGCAGCTGTTCGAGCGCATCGACAGCGAGCTGTCGCCGCTGCGCGAGCGCTACAACGCGCTGATGGCCGAGCCGGAAAAGATTGAAGCGCTGCTCAAGCGCCGTGGCCAGCAGCTGCGCGAGCAGCTGGCGGCTCCGTTGCTGGATGAACTGCGCCATGCCGTGGGCCTGCGCGACCTGTCCACTGCCGGCGACATCGCCAGTGAAGACGCAGGCGTGGCCCGCGTGGCACCGCCGCTGTTCAAGCAGTACCGCGAAAAGGACGGCCGTTTCTACTTCAAGCTGACTGCCGGTGACGGCACGCTGCTGATCCAGAGCGAAGGCTTCGATTCGCCGCGCGATGCGGGCCAGTTGATCGCGGTGATCAAGCAGGCCGAGCAGGGCGACCAGCTGCAGAGCGAGCTGTTCAAGCTGGAAGCGGAAGTGGACGCCGTGCTGGCCGCGCTGGCGGTGCTGCGCGAAGCGGCCTGA
- a CDS encoding MBL fold metallo-hydrolase, which translates to MTADPSIHTIDTGFQRPGFDAAYLIVERGRAAFVDCGTGLSVPAMLQALANAGLGADAVDWLLLTHVHLDHAGGAGLLMQQLPNAKAVLHPRGAPHMIDPTRLIAGATAVYGAEEIARSYGRIEPIPEHRVVVAEDGHRIDLAGRELLLLHTPGHALHHYCVWDARSRSWFTGDTFGISYRELDSAQGAFIFPTSSPVQFDPEAMKMSIQRMLGYAPQAMYLTHYGRVEQVEKLADDLFEQIDAMAAIGRQCDGRPHRHRCLLAALQALYLERAQLHGCALDDAAVTAVLAMDIELNAQGLACWLDRISR; encoded by the coding sequence ATGACCGCCGACCCCAGCATCCATACCATCGATACCGGCTTCCAACGCCCCGGCTTCGATGCGGCCTACCTGATCGTTGAACGCGGCCGCGCGGCCTTCGTCGATTGCGGCACCGGCCTTTCCGTGCCGGCGATGCTGCAGGCGCTGGCCAACGCCGGCCTGGGCGCTGACGCGGTGGACTGGCTGCTGCTGACCCACGTGCACCTGGACCACGCCGGTGGCGCAGGCCTGCTGATGCAACAGCTGCCCAACGCAAAGGCGGTGCTGCACCCGCGCGGTGCACCGCACATGATCGACCCGACCCGGCTGATTGCCGGTGCCACGGCGGTGTACGGTGCTGAAGAGATCGCGCGCAGCTACGGTCGTATCGAGCCGATTCCCGAACACCGTGTGGTGGTGGCCGAAGACGGGCACCGCATCGATCTCGCTGGCCGCGAGCTGCTGCTGCTGCACACGCCGGGCCACGCGCTGCACCACTACTGCGTGTGGGATGCGCGCAGCCGCAGCTGGTTCACCGGCGATACGTTCGGCATCTCCTACCGCGAACTGGACAGTGCGCAGGGCGCTTTCATCTTCCCCACCTCGTCGCCCGTGCAGTTCGATCCCGAGGCGATGAAGATGTCGATACAGCGCATGCTGGGCTACGCACCGCAGGCGATGTACCTGACCCACTATGGGCGCGTGGAGCAGGTGGAAAAACTGGCCGACGACCTGTTCGAGCAGATCGATGCGATGGCCGCCATCGGCCGCCAGTGCGATGGCCGCCCGCACCGTCACCGCTGCCTGCTGGCCGCGTTGCAGGCGTTGTATCTGGAACGTGCCCAGCTGCATGGCTGTGCGCTGGACGATGCGGCGGTGACCGCAGTGCTGGCAATGGACATCGAACTCAACGCGCAGGGCCTGGCGTGCTGGCTGGACCGCATCAGCAGGTAG
- a CDS encoding M28 family metallopeptidase, which produces MRVLLLSSCLFVGGLAHAANDLPGGGIDPQALSRHVRVLASDEFEGRAPATEGEERTVQYLIEQFRSYGLQPGGVDGSWVQPVPLVRAQLDGPAKASLSLKRGKRTLANGVDVTLQSLQPRKRVQIKDAPLVFVGYGIDAPERHWNDYKDVDLHGKIAVVLINDADFEADVPGAFDGKAVTYYGRWTYKFEEAARRGAEGVLIVHETAPAAYGWATVKSSGTSPLFDIERSQAEAMAQHTPLRGWMQRELAEAIFADAGLDFDAEKHKAMRADFRPVALDNAKLSVDLALKREQVVTRNVVAKLPGGEHGDEAVIFSAHWDAFGIGQPDAKGDRIRRGAIDNATGVATVLELGRVFAAGPQPQRTLYFVALTAEEKGLLGASYYAAHPLAPLDKTAAVLNIEMFSPDGPTRDIASWGKGRVSLERDLERVAKARGRSYSPDPNLEAGFFYRADHFAFARLGVPAITIGPGLDKLDGGVEAGRALREKYFADCYHQACDAWTPSWDPSGHAADTLLVYDLGAELANSRRWPTWEKESEFRGARDKSEAARR; this is translated from the coding sequence ATGCGCGTGTTGCTGCTGTCGTCCTGCCTGTTCGTCGGGGGCCTGGCCCATGCGGCCAATGACCTGCCCGGCGGCGGCATCGATCCGCAGGCACTGTCGCGTCACGTGCGTGTGCTGGCGTCGGATGAGTTCGAGGGCCGCGCGCCGGCTACCGAGGGCGAAGAACGCACGGTGCAGTACCTGATCGAGCAGTTCCGCAGCTACGGCCTGCAGCCGGGCGGCGTGGATGGCAGCTGGGTGCAGCCGGTGCCGCTGGTGCGCGCGCAGCTGGACGGGCCGGCCAAGGCCAGCCTGTCGCTGAAGCGGGGCAAGCGCACGCTGGCCAACGGCGTGGACGTGACCCTGCAGAGCCTGCAGCCGCGCAAGCGCGTGCAGATCAAGGACGCGCCGCTGGTGTTCGTCGGCTATGGCATCGACGCGCCGGAACGCCACTGGAATGACTACAAGGACGTGGACCTGCACGGCAAGATCGCCGTGGTGCTGATCAACGACGCCGATTTCGAGGCCGATGTGCCGGGCGCGTTCGATGGCAAGGCCGTGACCTACTACGGTCGCTGGACCTACAAGTTCGAGGAAGCCGCGCGCCGCGGCGCCGAGGGCGTGCTGATCGTGCACGAGACTGCGCCGGCTGCCTATGGTTGGGCCACGGTGAAGAGCTCGGGCACTTCGCCGCTGTTTGACATCGAGCGCAGCCAGGCTGAAGCGATGGCGCAGCACACACCGCTGCGCGGCTGGATGCAGCGTGAGCTGGCCGAGGCGATCTTCGCCGACGCGGGCCTGGATTTCGATGCCGAGAAGCACAAGGCAATGCGCGCCGATTTCCGCCCGGTAGCGCTGGACAACGCGAAGCTGAGCGTGGACCTCGCACTCAAGCGCGAGCAGGTGGTGACCCGCAACGTGGTGGCGAAGCTGCCCGGTGGCGAGCATGGCGACGAGGCGGTGATCTTCTCCGCGCACTGGGATGCGTTCGGCATCGGCCAGCCGGACGCCAAGGGTGACCGCATCCGCCGCGGCGCGATCGACAACGCCACCGGCGTGGCCACCGTGCTGGAGCTGGGCCGCGTATTTGCCGCCGGCCCGCAGCCGCAGCGTACGCTGTACTTCGTGGCGCTCACTGCCGAAGAGAAGGGCCTGCTGGGCGCCAGCTACTACGCCGCGCACCCGCTGGCGCCGCTGGACAAGACCGCCGCGGTGCTCAACATCGAGATGTTCAGCCCGGATGGCCCGACCCGCGATATCGCCTCGTGGGGCAAGGGCCGTGTCTCGCTGGAAAGGGACCTGGAGCGCGTGGCCAAGGCCCGTGGCCGCAGCTACAGCCCGGACCCGAACCTGGAAGCCGGCTTCTTCTACCGCGCCGACCACTTCGCCTTCGCCCGTCTGGGCGTGCCGGCGATCACCATCGGCCCGGGCCTGGACAAGCTGGACGGCGGTGTCGAGGCCGGCCGCGCGCTGCGCGAGAAGTACTTCGCTGATTGCTACCACCAGGCCTGCGATGCCTGGACCCCGAGCTGGGACCCGAGCGGCCACGCCGCCGACACCCTGCTGGTCTACGACCTGGGCGCCGAGCTGGCCAACAGCCGCCGCTGGCCGACGTGGGAAAAGGAATCGGAGTTCCGCGGCGCGCGCGACAAGAGCGAAGCGGCCCGCCGTTGA
- a CDS encoding MFS transporter: MSITSQPAVPANDGAALRRSISNTLKGSAGNLVEWYDVYVYSVFAVYFESQFFSPDDKNSTLYVWAIFAATFLMRPIGAWFFGRFADRHGRRLALTVSVTVMALCSFLIAITPTAASIGIWAAVILLFARLLQGFATGGEYGASATYMSEAAIPGRRGFLSSFHYVTLVGGHVLAQLTLLLMLTFWGKPEISEWGWRIAFGIGGIAAVVVFWLRRGMDESLSESSIEAAREGKAQKSGSMYELFVHQWRPLLLCFLITAGGTVAFYTYSVNGPKMIQSAFAGNDPMTGTLINLGVLAFLMVLQPVGGWLSDIIGRKTLLVFFGAGGVLYSWYLITQLPHQHDATLAFLTLALGFVILTGYTSINAVVKAELFPTHVRALGVGLGYALANSLFGGTAPLLYQGALKTGHVDWFAIYVTATIAVSLMVYVFFLTNKGPNWLDGTRK; encoded by the coding sequence ATGAGCATCACGTCCCAACCTGCCGTACCCGCGAACGACGGCGCCGCGCTGCGCCGCTCGATCTCCAATACCCTCAAAGGCTCCGCCGGCAACCTGGTGGAGTGGTATGACGTCTACGTGTACTCGGTGTTCGCCGTGTACTTCGAATCGCAGTTCTTCTCGCCCGATGACAAGAACTCCACCCTGTACGTATGGGCGATCTTCGCCGCCACGTTCCTGATGCGCCCGATCGGTGCCTGGTTCTTCGGCCGCTTCGCCGACCGCCACGGCCGCCGCCTGGCCCTGACCGTCTCGGTCACGGTGATGGCGCTGTGCTCGTTCCTGATCGCCATCACGCCCACGGCGGCCAGCATCGGCATCTGGGCCGCGGTCATCCTGCTGTTCGCGCGCCTGCTGCAGGGCTTCGCGACCGGTGGCGAATACGGTGCCAGCGCCACCTACATGTCCGAGGCCGCCATTCCCGGCCGCCGCGGCTTCCTGTCCTCGTTCCACTACGTCACCCTGGTCGGCGGCCACGTGCTGGCCCAACTGACCCTGCTGCTGATGCTGACCTTCTGGGGCAAGCCGGAAATCTCCGAATGGGGTTGGCGCATCGCCTTTGGCATCGGTGGCATCGCCGCAGTGGTGGTGTTCTGGCTGCGCCGGGGCATGGACGAGTCGCTGTCGGAGTCGTCGATCGAAGCCGCCCGCGAGGGCAAGGCGCAGAAGTCCGGGTCGATGTACGAGCTGTTCGTGCACCAGTGGCGGCCGCTGCTGCTGTGCTTCCTGATCACCGCCGGTGGCACTGTGGCCTTCTACACCTATTCGGTGAACGGCCCGAAGATGATCCAGAGCGCCTTCGCGGGTAACGACCCGATGACCGGCACCCTGATCAACCTGGGCGTGCTGGCCTTCCTGATGGTGCTGCAGCCGGTCGGCGGCTGGCTGTCGGACATCATCGGCCGCAAGACCCTGCTGGTGTTCTTCGGCGCGGGCGGCGTGCTGTACAGCTGGTACCTGATCACCCAGCTTCCGCACCAGCATGACGCCACCCTGGCCTTCCTGACCCTGGCCCTGGGCTTCGTCATCCTCACCGGCTACACCTCGATCAACGCGGTAGTGAAGGCCGAACTGTTCCCCACCCACGTGCGTGCACTGGGCGTGGGCCTGGGCTATGCGCTGGCCAACTCGCTGTTCGGCGGCACCGCCCCGCTGCTGTACCAGGGCGCACTGAAGACGGGTCATGTGGACTGGTTCGCCATCTACGTCACCGCCACGATCGCGGTATCGTTGATGGTCTATGTGTTCTTCCTCACCAACAAAGGCCCGAACTGGCTCGACGGCACCCGCAAATAA